Proteins encoded together in one Yersinia mollaretii ATCC 43969 window:
- a CDS encoding iron transporter, with product MTMKKTIIASSIIASIFAAPAAFAFKEYPAGEPIKINDMEIAAVYLQPIDMEPRGMGLPAAKADIHLEADIHATEGNKNGFGAGEWMPYLTIAYTLVNTDTGAKQEGTFMPMVASDGPHYGANIKMMGVGNYKVTYHISEPSKAGLHRHTDSETGVGRWWKPFDVSYDFKYTGLN from the coding sequence ATGACCATGAAGAAAACGATTATTGCCAGCAGTATCATTGCCAGCATTTTTGCAGCACCTGCTGCCTTTGCCTTTAAAGAGTATCCAGCCGGCGAACCTATCAAAATTAATGATATGGAAATTGCGGCGGTTTACTTACAGCCGATTGATATGGAACCTCGCGGTATGGGCTTGCCAGCAGCGAAGGCTGACATCCATCTGGAAGCGGATATCCATGCAACTGAAGGCAATAAAAATGGTTTCGGTGCCGGTGAATGGATGCCATACCTGACTATCGCTTACACCTTGGTGAACACCGATACTGGCGCGAAACAAGAAGGCACCTTTATGCCAATGGTTGCCAGCGATGGCCCACACTACGGTGCTAACATCAAAATGATGGGCGTGGGTAACTACAAAGTGACCTATCACATTAGTGAGCCATCCAAAGCAGGTTTGCATCGTCATACCGATAGCGAAACAGGTGTTGGTCGTTGGTGGAAGCCGTTTGATGTGAGCTACGACTTTAAATATACCGGTTTGAATTGA